From the Salarias fasciatus chromosome 5, fSalaFa1.1, whole genome shotgun sequence genome, the window TGAACAGATTAAACCAAGTAAATCATAAAATAGTAGTGctttcagttttaatcgcattgatcgcaatttaatcgcactgatcgcaattaatcgtgattaattcatggagaactgtcagcaattaacttttttaaagttgagattaattgcaatgaagaatctaatcctcataaatcagtcccaatgtcaggaaaaaacactattattatcctctagttcttttctttgacccaattggcagacctcaatggattaatcgcgattaaaattgacagcactataAAATAGTcaactttttaaattttctcAGCAGTTATATATAGCTAAACAGTCAGAACTATAGTGCCAATAAAACTAGCTGGTCTCACCTGGGCACTCTGCACTTGTGGGGACTGAATGACTGATGACTGTGCAGACTGGATCACCCCTTGAACCTGAAACTGACCCCCCGGCAGTTGTACAACCGCAACAGAAGAACCTCCAAGTGACAtctaaaaagttaaaaatcaatattaaaTTGACAAAGTACTGTTTATTAAGCATTAAAACACAATTCAGGTTCTGTCAACatgaaaagaacaacaaaattcTGATATTATTGAAAGCAAATTGAtacaacaagaacaagaaataCACTTATACACATTTAGACTGTCCCTGTCTTGTGTATTTAAAAGAATACTATGTAGTGTTCAGTGTTCCTTGTGAAcaaaaaattgaataaaaattaaattcatgtttcatttattcCTGAAACGTTGACATCAAAGCCATTTTATCACTGCTCCTCATGCTCTGGTTACTTTGGAAAACCAACactgatatttcattttcaattgTACAATATTATACTTAATCAGATTGAACATAATTAGGATCATAGTAATGTACATGTGATTTCATTCATACTGCAATGTGCAATGACGTGTGTCGTTTTGAGTTCATACGAGGTGAAAGCAGTGGCCTACTCAGATGCTTTGTCCTGGAATGTCAGGTCACCTAGTGACATATACCgaaaatacaaattaaataaaattgtaaGTTAACTGGTACTTGAACAAAATCAACAAGAACATTTTTTGTCTGAGGATTGCATATAACATTATGTAGCTGTACTGACAGGTCAACTGGAGACTTGTGTTTTTTAGTATGTAATTATGTAAGCACTACTCTGATAAAGATTTTCGTGGTACTGAGAAATCAGGGTTTCTGTTGGGCTATCTGAGAACAGAGTGCATGGTAGTAGAAACAGCCGGTGACTCAgtggcctgtttttttttccatagtaACAGAAGAAACAATTCAActccatcttttattttttcacagcGTTTAACAACCTGTGGCCGCATTATCAACTCCGCTGTGGCCTCCCGATTATTTATTATCAATAACCACTGATGGCGATCACTGTCAAACATGAACGCCATTAAATCACAGATTATTCAAGCGAACAACTGTTTCTTCAAAAGTCTAAAACGGACATGGCAACGAAGAGGCAACTTCCTCTTTGGTTCAGCCGCATTAGCCAACACAACTAACGTTAACGTGTAATTACGAAACACTGCTCGGCAAACAGTGAATTCTGTTTCATTTCTGTCGGTTATCGTTTTAAGTGCGACATTTAAACAGTGCGCGGCTACTTGTTGCAAAACGAGTCGATCAGAAGTTGGAACGAAAAACGCTCCGTTCGAATTCGAACGCTGGTTAAAGGTTCAGTAAAACTGGAGGCGAAACCCCGTTTAAAACGCGAAAAAACCCTCCGTTTCTGAGCCGCGCGCGAGACAAGTTTCGTTTCACCGATTCACGGGACGGACGAGCTTTTGTCTCAATGAGCAAATATGTGCAACTCTGTCACTGGCACGCAAGTTACCGCGTCAATAGACGTCAGCGATACGGGGAGCCATTAAGCTAACTACACCTTCCCTTTTCGTAAAGCGGCGAGGAGTTGACGGAGCAGGAGCTGCCGCCGCCATTACCGCCACAGCGGAGCGGACGGGCGGACGGGCGCAAAATTAACGCTGGCCTCAGCCATTATTTACCTTTCCAAACGCCGCGCAAGTGCTCCCGTTCACAGCGTGGACTTCGTGCAACTCGTGTATGAACTTTCAGTCGGGGAGCGGCCAGAGAAAAGTTACTTAGCAgcagtggctaacagctaaaaacacaaagatgtcagtttaaaaaaaaaaagagctgaccGCTTTTTCTCCAAAGGAAATGGGCGGAGCTTATATTGAACAGCTCATGACGCAACCGGGCTATTACGCGTTCTGATTGGTGGGAAAAgtttgataaaagaaaaaagaacttcACTTTCCTGGACTGTTTATTTCCAAACCTTGATTGTTTGGAATCATTTGCTGTTCCTGTGGTCTGTGTTGTGTACAGTGCACTGTTCTGTGTTAACAGTAAGTCAATAAATATGCAGAGACCTGAAATGATTAAATGCCTTTGTTTATTCTGTATTACTCATACATAAAGTATAAAACAAAgtacaacaaacaaaaatagaaaataagtgaaaaaaaaaattggactGGGTGTACCACctagatttttatttatttttaaccatGTGAGTTAAAATGCCTTCTGAGCATCAGATATTTATCAGTGGGCCACACCCTCTCAGAGTTAGATTACTTTTcaacaaataattaaaacacaACATACTAAAAGTGCATACGCAAAATAATGACAGAACTCAAGAGAAATGAATAGTTGTAAGAACACTACTGGTTAAATTTGATCAGTCCTGTTTTAATTGTTACAAAAATGTATACGCCTCGTGTTTATTTGTCCAGACTGTGCAAGCTTTGAAATTAAATTGCACTGTCGTTGGGATTGCATAGTGTGTAAGAGttttgacagagaaaaagagtGGAAACCAGAGGAAGCCCTTGTAGACTTCCAAGCAAAGCAGGCAGATGGCAGATGGACACCGGTTGCCAGTCCCCCCGTCTTTATGCTTGTTCGCTTTGCAGTAAATACAAGGAGATTCATTCTGACAAGTGCCTACATTTTACGGGTACTATTCACAGATTGCACCAAGGGACCGCCCGGTCCTTCCCTGTGTTATGAGTTTTGTTCCCTGAATATACAGTTTCTTACATATTTATCTCACCTGCTTCTGCCTTGAGATGAGCTGTGTCACAAGCCAATTTCCTCCTGTGCTCGGCTGAGTCATGCAAACATTCTGCTGCAAATGTAGGATGCAATGTTAAAGCTAAGATGAAGAGCTATTGGTATTCTTTCAGTGTGGAATAGACACTGGGAAAAAACCCAAATATCAATCTGAGTGATCTGTCAAATTAATCCCACTTCTAATGTAACATTAAAAGTGAGAATTTTAAGTCCACACAGCAGTTATCTACTGTAAGTACCAGTAGTGCAAAGTGCATTAATTCAACAATGATAATTCCTGCATACCATGGATGGTTAAAAGATCTTTCTGGAACTGTGTTTGGCATGACTGAATGTTATAATGGGAGAACTGTAAAAGTCTAAATACAACAATAAACTATTTACATGTTGAACATTAGGGGTTCATCACTGAAATACAGTATTATCCAGTACAAAGAAGCAAATCATTATGGCAAGGAGCACAGGGAAAGCACAAGATCTCAGGAAATCAAATACAGTCTACAAATACATCTTGATGCAAATCTAATGTTTTtacccttttctttttcacacatTATTTGTCTTTGCCGGTCGAAGATGTTTCAAATGTGGCTCAGCTTTGCATTCACAAGTGCGTCGAAGTCCAGTGATTGAATACAGAAAGTAATCCAGATACACAATGCCTCGCCTCTACTAACTACAATACCAACAACAAAGCTTTTGGAGCTCAAAGGAATTATTTACAGAGttgcacaaagacaaaaacacagttgaGACTTTGAGTGCCGAGAGGAAAAAAGGGCCAGACTCTTCATCGCTTGCTCTGTTACATAACACAAAACTGAGAGGGTCATGATCGCTCCGCGAGACGACATACGTACAGTGGTGATGGAATAGATGAACAGCTGTGGacctcctttttattttttaacaaaataaccTCCCCTGAAAACAGTCGTTGTATTGGTTTTAACCTTCTCCAccgacactttttttttaatagtggCCAATAGAAAAGGTTTCTGGTATTAACAGTGATAGCCCTCCAAATAAACTCTCAAAGCTCATCAAACTTAGCGTCATATATGCTCCTGAACCATTAGTTATAATGCCTCATTGttataataaaatagaatttttttttttgagaaagtgCAACGTTACATCTAACCTGACTAACAATGCTTTTATTAGTTATCTTTATTCATCGCTATGTAGATATTATCCCAAACACAAAAGTACTTTCAGAACTGTTAAATTCGTATTTACAATCTCCTCTCTGCTACTGTTATCATCTCCCAGCTCAGTTCACTATCCAGAAACCAACAACTGGGAGAAGGTGAGACAAGCCTTTATACAtttatacaaataaaaacatctatACATTAACGTTACAGTATCGAAAATACAAGGAGGCCCTCATAGGTACAGTACAGAATATGGCCTCTTTCCTTTAGTACTATGATCCCTTTGGGTATCTGTTAGGATTTCCACCACTAGTCAAACCCAATGCAGAATAACCAGCCATAATTAGGAAATATATTACAAATTATAAGATAGGAATGTATGGCTGAAGTTTTATAAGGCAGGAAATGTTATATTAGGGTAGGAAAATCTTTTTGGCGTCATtatcaagggaaaaaaaactatcttTCGAAGCAAGACATGCCGACTGAGGCCATCTGTTCATCCctaagttgtaaaaaaaaaaaaaaaaaaaaaaaaaagaccagggCACAAGCATCTGTGTGCGTTTGTTTGAAAGCTGCtcataaaaaatatttcaagttGTTGATTTAAGGTTTGTAACTGTGCAGACAGACAAGGTGACGTGTTTGTGGTCGTTATAGTGTAATAGCAGGGGCCTTCACAAAGACCTTATTATCCTATTTATTACAAAGTCGTCCAGTTATAGGTGCTATTTTGCCCTTTTATCAAAAAAGTGCAGCAGGGATTTTGCTTTTCTCTCCAATATGCGGTATTGCATTTCACATCTGTCCCATTTTAAACATCTTATCtataaaaacacagtgaacaaCTCCGAACATGGCAGATCCAATCACAGACATGCAGTGGCGAAGATATGCTGGTGTCACACAGGGCTCGGTGTTAGTACATGTGGCTCATGCTTTTTAACTTCACTCCCTCAGTCAAGGCTGGATGAATGTGCAGAAGACTGCGGACGGCGATGTCACGAAGCCCACAGAACCTCGCGCCGCTCACATGTTGTAAGCGACATAGATGGGATCCAGCTGGTCGGCCAGGAAGGAGTCGCGCAGATGCATGCGCTGCTTCTCCCCCCTGGAGTTGATGGGTATCACCCCCGGGTCCACGATCACCACCACACCCACGATGAGGTGGTGCTCCTCCAGGACCACGTTGGTTATCAGAGGCACCAGGTCCAGCGCGTCCTGCTCCGAGCCGCACAGCTCCgacaccaccaccagcaggttggtccatgtaaacacagcactgcgaggagaggagagagacgcaGAGTCCCACAGAGAGACCCGGTTAGCGGTGGCAGAGTgaaaggtcaggggtcacacaGGTGGAAGCTGAGTAGTTAAGAGTAGTTAGTTTTGACTTTATAAAACTGTATATATCCACAAATTCACTCACTTTATCTGAattatatccttttttttttaaaaaaaaaaatggccgctgATAATCTGCTGTAAGCTGAGATGTCAAAAGTGGAATATTACAAAGAACAAGTGTTGGGTGAGTCAGGTAATTTGCTTCAGATATTAGAAACATCCCCCACCTCTCAGCAATACTTCGGTGAGCTCGTGACACCGACGTTTCGATGTCGGTGGGATGGTAGCGCAAACCTCGCAGCTCCAAAGTCTCGTCCAGCGAGCCCACCACAAAGAGAGCGTCGTGGCGGTCTGGGCACAGGAGCACAGGGGATGTAAATTAAGTCAAGGGAAAAGTTAATCGGCCTCCTGTCGGACAACAAATGATAAAAGAGACGCAATAGATTTAAGAGCTTATTCACCTCCACTAGCGTCTAACAGCTCGGTCCTCTTCACGAAGCCCAGGTATCCGGTTCTGGCCCATAAGGTCTGCGGGTCCCCGAAGCTGAGCTTGGTGTTGAAGTGATCCGCCTGAAGACTCTCCTCTCCGTAGATGGTGTAGTAGCCACTGGCATTATGGGGGCTGTTGACCCAGATCTGACagacagaggaacacacacacacgcttttgTTTTGCTGGAGTCCCActgtgaggaggagtgtgtgttgttgttgtgttctcTCTTTCACCTCTCCAAGGTGAGAATCTCCGAGTGGGCCTCTGGTCTCTGGATTGACGATGATCACCCGAACACCTGGCAggatctgaaacacacaaataacCTGAATCCAGAGACACTGCGGGATAAACTagtaaaatatatttaactACACAATTCAGACACTGGATGTGAATACGTCTGAGGTTTCCCACCTTTCCTGACTCCATTAGAGGAAGACTCTGCGGGGCTCCTCTCTCCACCAGCCTCACTCTGAACGAACAAAAccacagataaaaaaaatttgtgaaaatattccAAATGAACGCTCAAATTACTGCATATATACAACATGTTGGTTCTGTTTATGATGTGATACATCTGCCTGGTATCGATGGCTGTTTTGTTTAGACTTCATCAGACCTCACAGAGTTCAAAGACTGATGTGTTCTCACCTGTCGTGACGCAGAGACTTCATGTCCACGTACACAGTGCACGGGTCCGGGCCGGTGGTGCCCTACAACACACAGAACGGCCGTTACTGGCTCCCACTGCAGGAATAAACCCAAGAGTGTTTCTCAGAGAGGCCGAGTGGGAGTACCTGCAGGCACACGGCCAGGTTCACCCTGGAGCCAAACGCGGTGCTGACGGCTCTGGACGAAAGCCCCAAGTCCTTAAACAGCTTGGAGAAGGAGTGTGAGAGGGCGAGGCGAGGGCGTTCCTCCGCGATCACCACACAGCTTCGCACGCACGACAGGTTCACACCGCGGGCCTGCAacgcgcccacacacacacacacaacacacacacacacacacagcggcgaTCAAACGCGTGGCTCACTGATTCATGCTTCTCTGTCGGTACGCGGAGTTCTCACCTTAAGAAGCTCGGTCTGTGTGCCCAGGCCTTTGGTGCAGAGCTCCATGACGGAGTAGGAGCAGAAGGTGTCTCTGATGCGGTACTGGCTGAGCGTGCTGAGCCACAGAGACAAGCAGCTCTCCAGCTCGAAGGGGGGAATCaggatggactggtgacctgagTAAACACTGCGAGGCCACAGAGATGAGGAGAAGGGGTcagtgcagcagagcaggagaaggCCGGAGACGCAGACTTCAGGCGGTTTACTGCACCTTGCGAGGCACCACAGCACGAAGCCCAGGCCGCAGTATGGATCCAGGCAGATGGCGATTTGGCGGGAGGAGTACAGCTCGCACTGAAGCTTTATGGAGCGACACAGTGCGCTGACCGCTGCGTGAGAGATCTggataaaaaatgaaaacattcagaatgTATTTTCTGGCAAGTTCGCCATAAATGGCTGCCAGTCGAAGTTTTCCAAAACCTCATTATTGCTTAATTAAGGTTAGTGTTTAAGTTCTCTATAATTAATGTCTGATTTGAGCTTTTTGGGAACAGGAAAGCTTGGCGGGTGTCACCTTGACACCGGTCAGCATGCCTGTAGTGGACACACTGAAGTCCAGATAGGCGATCATCTCTGCTGTGGGCGGCTTGTAGATCTGTGGAGGTCGGCGGCGAGGAAGGTCGTCTGAaaatgagagcagagcaggtttTACAGGAAACAAGAGCATTACAGAATTATAACCAACAATActgcacaaaaaataaatttatgggttttttttttgctcattatCTCATGTTGAGACAAGTTTCCAAAGCACTGACAAATTTACTGTTGGGCAGTTCTAATAAATAGCGGACTTCTTCTTCCAAACAGTTCACAATAAATGACACGAGCGTTTCCGACAGAACTGTCCACTTTATACAgcatcattacacacacaaacacacacacacacacacacacacacacacacacacacacacacacacacacacacacacacacacacacacacacacacacacacacacacacacacacacacacacacacacacacactgtgctgacTGCCCCTCAGTGCTAATGAGCCTTTTGGACTGTTCTGAATTTGCCTCCTGATAAATTCAGTAACTGGAAACAAAGTGAACTTAGTTCAGAGGacagttttctttgaatttcaaAGGTACAAAACATATTATTTATGTTTAATATAACCTGAAAAATTAGACAAAAAAGTCCTGAAATCAGGACATAGTCCTGGTTTGCGATGTGCTGCTGGTTTTAACTACAACCTGCCCCAGCCTGTTTAATCCAGCAATACATGTTTGCACCACAAGAGGGtgtattgaaaaaaaggatgagGAATAAAATGTATCTGTGCAGCACTGGACCTCAACATATATCATGGAGTGTTCATTTTACACAGCACAGTTTGATCTGAAAAGGTCTGGATCATTAAATAATTCCataataatatataaaaaaCTGCAACTGCACAGAGGATTTTTATTCTaccatttacattttcagacagaaaacatttgGCCAGTGAATACAAGTTAGTACCACTGTCACATATGGTCAGGATTCTTACCTGTGTCGATGATGGTCGGCCAGGTTTTGATGTTCACAGAGGCAGCAGCCTCTTTGGAGCGCAGGGTCCTCATGAGGTTTTGCGTCGTCAGGATACAAGCAGCTTTACTGACCTGGTGACGAACCACGAGCATCAATCATGTGAATATGAGGGCCGGCTATAAAGTATATCAAGGTAATATCGGCAAATTTTCATGTCAAAGTATTAATATCAAATGTGCTGCAAAGAATAAATCAAAGACCGAATGAGAACCTGCAGAAAAACCTcttaaaaaaagattcaaacagACAATATTGTGAAAAAACGAGCTCCTGCTTACATCAATGATCATGCGGACAGTGGGCAGCGTGGCTGCCAGGTTCTGAGGGTGCGGAGGCCTGACGTTCACGGGCACACACCCAGCGTAGAGACATCCGTAGAAGGCAGCGATCAAATCAATGCCTGAGAAAACACGGAGCGGCAGAGATCGGCatgagaggagaaggagaagcatcAGGGTGGATTTCTGTGTTTGCGGCGGTGAACCCACCCGGAGGGTAGAGCAGCACCACGTTCTCTCCGGTGTTGATGCTTCCTTTCTCCATGAGCGCCGCCGCTATCTTCTCTGCTCGCTTGTGAAGCTGGACGCAGGTCGCCGTGCCGACTGTTACCCCCTGACGGACGAGACGGAGGAACAGAACGCCGATAAGCACATCTGGACACTCGTTCACTGCTTTTAGAAATGCGTGAGAGAATAGAGAATAGAACAGAAGGTACCTTTGCGTTGAGGAGAACGTAGAGGACGTGGTCGGGGTCGGTCTGTGCCCTCCACTGGAGAGCTTCTGTCAAATACTGATGCTGTTTAttaaaatagacaaaaaaaaaaaaagtagaagcATGAACTAAAAACACCAAGAAGCGAACATTATTACAAACACATCCACGGGGGGCAAATACAGGAAGATGTGTTACGCTGATGGAACATCTTAACTCTAATAAAcctgaataataaaaaaaaagctctgctTAGAGATGCGCACTTTCATAAATAGCCGTCTTGAATAAATTACCGTTTGCCAATAAGCAAGCAACTGATGGAACACACTATGAGCCAATCCAGCTCTTAAAGTAATGGACAATAACTTAAAATGTGAAAGGTCCATCCGCAGATAAACAAGGGAGGCAGGAAGTGCATCACTAACAAAATTAAACTTGAAAACATGCACTTATGTTGCTTATATAGAAATGTAGCACAAGCACATAAATTAAAACCACAATACAGCGATTACAGCATGATCACAGTCAACACGGGTGTGGGGAACATGCCAGCCAGGCCGTCGCTCTTACCATCACAGTGGGCCACATACAGAGCTAAATCCAGGGACAGACGAgagcacagagagaggagagtccACAGGTTTCTATGAAACTGAGCTCCAGTTGAGCTTCTACCGCTGTGACCACAGCGGCAGGGGACAATCATCACATCTCACTATCTACCATCGTAACACACACGCCGAGAATACACTTTAAAAGGTATCAGGTTCAGTTAGTGGCTCGAAAGTTGCAAACCGATTATCAGAAACGTTGACTACCTTTCGGACGAGGTCCTGGTCCTCGATCATGCCGAGGTCCCTCCCAGCCGCCTGGGCGATCCTCTTCCCTGCCACCAGGTTGCCCACCATGACCGACGCAGGGCCCACGCCGACTGCCAGAGGAAACACTCAGTTCAGTCACTCCTGACCAACATGTTGTAGCCATAAAAATAAACCACGATTTGGTTGTAAaattttatataaatattaataatgacAGTTATCTGACTGAAACGCAGAGTTATAGTTTGGTCAACGCTTtcgagcgtgtgtgcgtgtgtgtgtgtgtgtcagactcacCTGGCTGCTTCTGGCGGGGCTTGGGCAGGTTGGTGACACAGGTGTGGGGGCACATCAGGATGTTACAGGGGTGCAGGCTGCCGTCCAGGAAGAACTGCTTGGTGTCGGAGATGTGGATGCCCCCCAGCGGCGTCTTGGGTAGAGTGTTGGCCGGGACCAGAGCCAGGCAGTAGAGGCCCACCTGGTGGATGCTGTCGATGGCCtgcaggagaaaacaaacatttcatttgagaTTTAATGATATTTATGAGTGCATAAAAGATTCTTTTAATAGGAAGCATGAAAAACACAcgaaggaggacgaggaggtgaTTTACCTGCAGCACTCGGCTCATCCACTGGAAGCTGTCTTCCTCGCTGGCGTCGGGCCTCTGCTCTGCCACGATCACCACCCTCTCATCGTAGAACACGgtgactgaaaacacagcgaTCCTGACCagcacaagcaaacacacattaTTCTTTTGTTAATCGCTCATCTGCTTCTAGCTTCACGTTCAGCTTCATGCCTGCTGCGTGTTTGTTGGAACATTTGCTGTGATTAAATCAGGATTCACGCTTAAAGAGGAAGTGGCCTCACCTTCCACGGTACACGGTCTTGACCGGCTCCACGGCCAGGGCGGTGGCCACCAGGTCGTCGGCGTTGTGCCTCCGCCCGCTCACCATCAGCAGACCCTCGATCTTCCCCACCACAAAGATCAAACTGCCCTgtaagggagggggagggggcacAATGCAGAAAGGTCACCATGCTGGAGGTGAGAGGAGAGCGAGTCGATCTCGCTCTGAAGAGACGGTCCGACTCACCGGGCCAACGAACCCCAGGAGTCCCGACCGTACGAAGGGGATCTCTCCGATGGGGACTCCGTTAGCGTTGACAGGGATGACCTGAACACAGACACGGGCAAAAGACAGAAGAGGTTAGAGGAAGAAGGTAGTGTGTGTCGTATACGAGGGGTTTCCCTCTGCTTCCACACCTCGAAGGTGTTCTTGGTGAGTCCGGGGAGGCCGTAGTACATGGTGCCTCCAGCACGGGAGTTGATGATTATCTCTCCTATCTCGTCTGTTTTGCACAGCTGTGGCGGACCGTCAGGCCGAACGATGCACATCAGAGctggaaaaaacacaacagcaacgtACAAAATGAGGAAAGTGACACTGAAGTTGCATTTAACATGTTGGTCCACTTTGAATATAGTATTAAAAGAGCTGAGACTTGCATGCTTTTTGGCACCAAAGCGTCAAAGTCTCGATTCTTTCCCGGCAGCAAATTGATGCCAttttgtttctgatgttttcttttttcaacccATGTGTCTCACCTCCAGGCATGACGTGTCCCACATCTTGCACAGTCAGGGCCGAGTTCTTGTCCTCCGTGTTGACCCTGATGACGCCGTGACTCAGACCCCCCATGGAGAGGATGGCTCGGGCGGGGAGGGGCGCCCCCGGGACTCCCGGCCTGCACACAGACGTCAGGCGTGTGTGAGCCATTTGCCTCCTCCATCAACCCAACTGCACCAGCAccgccatgtttttttttttttttttcccttctcagTCATTTGTGAAGGAGTTCGGTGGaacttttcagtaaaatacCTGCGAATAGCGACGGTCATGGCCTCGGGAGAGGTGGCGCAGGGACAGATGACCTCGGGCTTCAGCCCGTGAGACTGAAAGACGTTCAGGAAGGCATCGCAGGAGGACACCGACCCTGGACAGCCAGACACCGGCGGTTGAATACGTGTAATCTTTAAAGACACATCATGCTGGAGGACCACGCAGTACTCACAGGGGTTAGCACCATCTGCTACAATGAGCATCCGAAGTGAAGCCAGGCTGGTGTCTCTCTGGTCTCGATGGGCCATCATGGCCCAGTGCAGATCGCGGCACTTTACCAGAGCCACACGAGCTGCAACACAAGGAAGGAACCCATCATGTATCAAACACTGAAGTACTTTAAATGTGTCAATAGAAGCCAAGTCGAAAGGTCAGCAAGAACCACCTTTATGGATGTGAACCCTCTGAACCCAGGAGAGAGGACAGGCCTTCATGACGGCATAGGGAACGCTGATGGTGTGTATCCTGTTCATGACGGCctgcaaaacaaccacaaatgtTCAATATCAGGCTTGAGAAATTATAGGATAAAAGCAAGTTATCCTAACGT encodes:
- the dip2bb gene encoding disco-interacting protein 2 homolog B-A isoform X1; the protein is MADRGVDLSALPKEVRDQLAELDLELSEGDITQKGYEKKRTKLLAPYIIQAPAPPPQNDVRPPAPSSSSHAAPPSSSSRYRERRSRRTHRSGGTRDDRYRSDIHTEAVQAALAKHKQEKMALPMPTKRRSTYVQSPINTRTPPDSSSGSEDESSARRQSSVAAPPPSHLQSPETWANRSAQGSSTSSSASSTLSHGEAKPGQGQPQPQPQYKPQYQPLYQPHHQPQYQPQHPPQNPPQHPPQHPNQHPPQQSRAAAVTDMLAQSRIAPSENSAPPPDVTAVAPPSRGPRVDLPSNAVVRGMSRGQSRSSMMETADARGNLQRVPVNSRVSTKIQQLLNTLKRPKRPPLSEFFTDDSEEIVEVPEPDPNTPKPEGRQIIPVKGEPLGVVSNWPPALQAALARWGATQGKSPALTALDITGKPLYTLTYGKLWSRSVKLAYTLLNKLGTKNEQILKPGDRVALVYPNSDPGMFWVAFYGCLLAEVIPVPIEVPLSRKDAGISQVGFLLGSCGVGLALTSEICLKGLPKTPTGEIMQYKGWPRLKWVITDSKYLTKPSKDWQPHIPTANTDPAYIEYKASKEGTVVGVAVSKVAMLTHCQALTQACNYCEGETLVNVLDFKKEMGLWHGVLTAVMNRIHTISVPYAVMKACPLSWVQRVHIHKARVALVKCRDLHWAMMAHRDQRDTSLASLRMLIVADGANPWSVSSCDAFLNVFQSHGLKPEVICPCATSPEAMTVAIRRPGVPGAPLPARAILSMGGLSHGVIRVNTEDKNSALTVQDVGHVMPGALMCIVRPDGPPQLCKTDEIGEIIINSRAGGTMYYGLPGLTKNTFEVIPVNANGVPIGEIPFVRSGLLGFVGPGSLIFVVGKIEGLLMVSGRRHNADDLVATALAVEPVKTVYRGRIAVFSVTVFYDERVVIVAEQRPDASEEDSFQWMSRVLQAIDSIHQVGLYCLALVPANTLPKTPLGGIHISDTKQFFLDGSLHPCNILMCPHTCVTNLPKPRQKQPVGVGPASVMVGNLVAGKRIAQAAGRDLGMIEDQDLVRKLCMWPTVMHQYLTEALQWRAQTDPDHVLYVLLNAKGVTVGTATCVQLHKRAEKIAAALMEKGSINTGENVVLLYPPGIDLIAAFYGCLYAGCVPVNVRPPHPQNLAATLPTVRMIIDVSKAACILTTQNLMRTLRSKEAAASVNIKTWPTIIDTDDLPRRRPPQIYKPPTAEMIAYLDFSVSTTGMLTGVKISHAAVSALCRSIKLQCELYSSRQIAICLDPYCGLGFVLWCLASVYSGHQSILIPPFELESCLSLWLSTLSQYRIRDTFCSYSVMELCTKGLGTQTELLKARGVNLSCVRSCVVIAEERPRLALSHSFSKLFKDLGLSSRAVSTAFGSRVNLAVCLQGTTGPDPCTVYVDMKSLRHDRVRLVERGAPQSLPLMESGKILPGVRVIIVNPETRGPLGDSHLGEIWVNSPHNASGYYTIYGEESLQADHFNTKLSFGDPQTLWARTGYLGFVKRTELLDASGDRHDALFVVGSLDETLELRGLRYHPTDIETSVSRAHRSIAESAVFTWTNLLVVVSELCGSEQDALDLVPLITNVVLEEHHLIVGVVVIVDPGVIPINSRGEKQRMHLRDSFLADQLDPIYVAYNM